One Octopus sinensis linkage group LG11, ASM634580v1, whole genome shotgun sequence genomic window carries:
- the LOC115217644 gene encoding uncharacterized protein LOC115217644 isoform X3, whose translation MWGIIEGETNKTPCNTKDELKQHTFEDKSRHDQANLQFFTSDQRQRKENNKDSDNEEKKNNCKQIQFDSKEKILEENKVTKVLLKDLIKDTKTDSETSPEMFEEIQKENFENNSDKKAGVSPICEEKINDTKVTVIAESFVKDKILDQAKPTVQRSKITIKLTGKTGIKPLQYPVLSPWMSTSKMPGPNKAQSAKVSSDKKMWSTKEVESQLSLDDFLTCSNNHGSDPVASDIEIDEEKTNIKISNLSTCRQSADTSILQESIDDSENKKSQEFLPDSHMSTTMPVSVSQVSGSCLLPIGVLATTPFPPSPPESTCRNSSNVFEGTDSSDLCISLAVDQKSSNVHESDKESETKVISESKNGARTLLSQHKGTIQLPVSTGAKFFTRDLDKRLLGVDSTSQVSMGKIHHSPPSVFQITETNDASLYQTDKENITLHSSVTLEGNPSNGSPPVIQETSLLVNKENFPKICSNNVSDPLASSTSTLFDEINSKSCYSISALHSELSSVPSKLQLSDNFELPRKYSAMETAPSNLSAINTGEIKSDHSAVSSKSDAKSNFMENKDSLVTLLSNSTRSDMRTVDSSTVEQNISLIPLPTSMSSSLANIWDIPLPSNLQSECQPPTHGVLIRESEHNYAIRLMENSDGVLHPVKRAPLQHDDKNVDSDDSNNDISNNSWKAQSFVAQAYLSHSQSDDEGETSQLSISSENDSNNSLPQQCSQSSESNDTISPPVLEAEGRQSCLIPNEDLSNNDSPPPLTAEVPCLSPSVSLPCSTSSVIPVTLVCNPPCESKTLFTTPNTLSIDNTSLLNNMSILNLDSVIRSQANSINHTSKTYSSNDRNVKSIKKVVLLKKPVQNIPSRHLRTSRKSQSKQNDVKLLKVDKVDQEKIIVKVTSRTSEGVPVISLTPATSTASYTTSGLSSSSVATTSSSGSNFTEISETETADSSLLEAAAKKAETLPKMFMPTVVLHDIKYTMGKDLSPMATIPSSIENIPIFDSENDDSDSDVKFESPKKSFESQRQLEIESPSKTLETFDPYMFLNRPTKPSIPSSSYNTQLTNESSTLFSIGPCGTSATGRVTADSLPSIDNQSMISNMFDVTDCKFAFPDVFLENGEPETPPKISNVDVLGPGLPFETSSKSNIALGLDILNEFYTAEGTEDSG comes from the exons ATGTGGGGCATAATTGagggagagaccaacaaaactccttgtaacaccaaagatgaactgaag CAACATACTTTTGAAGACAAGTCAAGACATGATCAAGCAAATCTTCAGTTTTTCACCTCTGACCAAagacaaagaaaggaaaacaataaagacagtgataatgaagaaaagaagaataactGTAAGCAAATTCAATTTGATTCTAAAGAAAAAATTTTAGAAGAGAATAAAGTGACAAAGGTCTTGTTAAAAGATTTGATAAAAGATACAAAGACTGACTCTGAAACATCTCCTGAAATGTTTGAAGAAATtcagaaagaaaactttgaaaataACAGTGATAAAAAGGCTGGAGTATCTCCGATTtgtgaagagaaaataaatgacaCAAAAGTAACAGTTATAGCAGAGAGTTTTGTTAAAGACAAGATTTTGGATCAAGCAAAACCAACCGTTCAAAGGTCAAAGATTACAATTAAACTTACTGGTAAAACAGGCATAAAGCCACTTCAGTATCCTGTGTTATCACCTTGGATGTCTACAAGTAAAATGCCTGGTCCAAATAAAGCCCAATCAGCTAAAGTAAGTTCTGACAAAAAAATGTGGTCAACTAAAGAAGTTGAAAGCCAATTATCTCTTGATGATTTCTTGACATGTTCAAACAATCATGGTAGTGACCCAGTTGCTTCAGATATAGAGATTGATGAAGAAAAAACTAACATTAAAATATCTAATCTAAGCACTTGTAGACAATCAGCTGATACTTCCATTCTACAAGAATCTATTGATGATAGTGAAAATAAAAAGTCTCAGGAATTCTTACCAGATTCACACATGTCTACAACAATGCCTGTCTCTGTTTCCCAAGTGTCTGGTAGCTGTCTTCTCCCGATCGGTGTTTTAGCAACAACACCTTTTCCACCTTCCCCACCTGAAAGTACTTGTAGGAATTCCAGTAATGTTTTTGAGGGTACCGATAGCTCTGATTTGTGTATTTCTCTAGCAGTTGACCAAAAATCAAGTAATGTGCATGAATCAGATAAAGAGAGTGAAACTAAGGTTATTTCTGAAAGCAAAAATGGAGCAAGAACTTTGTTGAGCCAACATAAAGGTACAATACAGTTGCCAGTATCCACTGGTGCCAAGTTCTTCACAAGAGATCTTGATAAGAGGCTCCTAGGGGTTGATTCTACTTCTCAGGTTTCTATGGGAAAAATACACCATTCTCCTCCATCTGTTTTCCAGATTACAGAGACTAATGATGCTAGTTTATATCAGACTGATAAAGAAAACATCACCTTGCATTCTTCTGTCACTCTTGAAGGAAATCCAAGCAATGGCAGTCCCCCTGTTATCCAAGAGACATCTCTGCTTGTAAACAAAGAAAACTTCCCAAAAATATGCAGTAATAATGTCTCTGACCCTTTAGCAAGCAGTACTTCTACCTTATTTGATGAGATAAACTCTAAAAGTTGTTATAGCATCtctgctttacattctgaattgtCATCTGTTCCTAGCAAACTCCAGTTGTCTGATAACTTTGAACTGCCAAGAAAATATTCTGCTATGGAGACAGCACCTTCAAACCTCTCTGCAATCAACACGGGGGAAATAAAATCTGATCATTCTGCTGTCTCTTCAAAATCAGATGCAAAAAGCAATTTTATGGAAAACAAAGACAGTTTGGTAACATTGTTAAGCAATAGTACTAGGTCTGATATGAGAACAGTTGATTCCAGTACAgttgagcaaaatatttctttgattCCTTTACCAACTTCTATGAGCAGTTCTTTAGCTAATATATGGGATATTCCTCTCCCTTCTAATCTACAATCTGAGTGTCAACCCCCAACCCATGGTGTATTAATTCGAGAATCTGAACACAATTATGCTATCAGACTTATGGAAAATTCAGATGGTGTTTTGCACCCTGTGAAAAGAGCTCCATTGCAACATGATGATAaaaatgttgatagtgatgatagcAACAACGATATAAGTAATAACAGCTGGAAAGCACAGTCTTTTGTGGCCCAAGCATATTTATCACATAGCCAGTCTGATGATGAAGGAGAGACAAGTCAACTGAGTATCTCATCAGAAAATGACTCTAACAATTCCCTTCCTCAGCAGTGTTCTCAGTCTTCAGAGAGTAATGATACCATTTCTCCACCAGTTCTAGAAGCAGAAGGAAGACAAAGCTGTCTAATTCCTAATGAGGATTTAAGCAACAATGACTCACCTCCGCCCCTTACTGCTGAAGTACCCTGTCTCTCACCTAGTGTCTCACTGCCATGTTCCACATCATCTGTGATACCAGTAACTCTGGTTTGCAATCCACCTTGTGAGAGTAAAACTTTATTTACTACACCAAACACATTGTCTATTGACAACACATCATTGCTGAATAACATGTCAATTCTTAACTTAGATTCAGTTATTAGGAGTCAAGCTAACTCTATCAATCACACATCTAAGACATATTCTTCTAATGACAGGAAtgtaaaaagtattaaaaaagtgGTTCTTTTGAAAAAGCCAGTGCAAAATATTCCTTCTCGCCATCTACGTACATCCCGAAAATCTCAATCAAAACAAAATGATGTGAAACTTTTAAAAGTAGATAAGGTAGATCAAGAAAAAATCATTGTAAAAGTTACATCACGCACATCAGAAGGTGTACCTGTGATAAGCCTGACaccagcaacatcaacagcaagcTATACCACATCAGGTCTCTCATCTTCATCAGTTGCAACTACTTCATCTTCTGGTTCAAACTTTACAGAAATCTCTGAAACTGAAACTGCTGATAGCTCATTACTAGAAGCAGCTGCTAAAAAGGCAGAAACACTACCCAAAATGTTCATGCCTACAGTAGTCCTTCATGATATTAAATACACAATGGGTAAGGATTTATCTCCAATGGCAACTATTCCTTCATCTATAGAGAACATTCCAATCTTTGATTCTGAAAATGATGATTCTGACAGTGATGTAAAATTTGAATCACCAAAGAAGTCGTTTGAGTCACAACGCCAGCTTGAAATTGAGTCACCTTCAAAAACTTTAGAAACATTTGATCCATACATGTTTCTGAACAGACCTACAAAACCTTCTATACCGTCCTCTAGCTATAACACACAGTTGACAAATGAGAGTTCTACTTTATTTAGCATAGGTCCTTGTGGTACTAGTGCTACTGGAAGAGTGACTGCAGATTCACTTCCATCTATTGACAATCAGTCAATGATAAGTAACATGTTTGATGTAACTGATTGTAAGTTTGCTTTTCCTGATGTTTTCTTAGAGAATGGTGAGCCTGAAACACctccaaaaatatcaaatgttGATGTACTAGGCCCTGGACTTCCTTTTGAAACATCTAGTAAAAGCAATATTGCTCTTGGTTTGGATATCTTGAATGAGTTTtatacagctgagggaactgaaGATTCAGGTTAA
- the LOC115217644 gene encoding uncharacterized protein LOC115217644 isoform X2, with product MCKEHCSYSCSQNVQNGIVFVRKQHTFEDKSRHDQANLQFFTSDQRQRKENNKDSDNEEKKNNCKQIQFDSKEKILEENKVTKVLLKDLIKDTKTDSETSPEMFEEIQKENFENNSDKKAGVSPICEEKINDTKVTVIAESFVKDKILDQAKPTVQRSKITIKLTGKTGIKPLQYPVLSPWMSTSKMPGPNKAQSAKVSSDKKMWSTKEVESQLSLDDFLTCSNNHGSDPVASDIEIDEEKTNIKISNLSTCRQSADTSILQESIDDSENKKSQEFLPDSHMSTTMPVSVSQVSGSCLLPIGVLATTPFPPSPPESTCRNSSNVFEGTDSSDLCISLAVDQKSSNVHESDKESETKVISESKNGARTLLSQHKGTIQLPVSTGAKFFTRDLDKRLLGVDSTSQVSMGKIHHSPPSVFQITETNDASLYQTDKENITLHSSVTLEGNPSNGSPPVIQETSLLVNKENFPKICSNNVSDPLASSTSTLFDEINSKSCYSISALHSELSSVPSKLQLSDNFELPRKYSAMETAPSNLSAINTGEIKSDHSAVSSKSDAKSNFMENKDSLVTLLSNSTRSDMRTVDSSTVEQNISLIPLPTSMSSSLANIWDIPLPSNLQSECQPPTHGVLIRESEHNYAIRLMENSDGVLHPVKRAPLQHDDKNVDSDDSNNDISNNSWKAQSFVAQAYLSHSQSDDEGETSQLSISSENDSNNSLPQQCSQSSESNDTISPPVLEAEGRQSCLIPNEDLSNNDSPPPLTAEVPCLSPSVSLPCSTSSVIPVTLVCNPPCESKTLFTTPNTLSIDNTSLLNNMSILNLDSVIRSQANSINHTSKTYSSNDRNVKSIKKVVLLKKPVQNIPSRHLRTSRKSQSKQNDVKLLKVDKVDQEKIIVKVTSRTSEGVPVISLTPATSTASYTTSGLSSSSVATTSSSGSNFTEISETETADSSLLEAAAKKAETLPKMFMPTVVLHDIKYTMGKDLSPMATIPSSIENIPIFDSENDDSDSDVKFESPKKSFESQRQLEIESPSKTLETFDPYMFLNRPTKPSIPSSSYNTQLTNESSTLFSIGPCGTSATGRVTADSLPSIDNQSMISNMFDVTDCKFAFPDVFLENGEPETPPKISNVDVLGPGLPFETSSKSNIALGLDILNEFYTAEGTEDSG from the coding sequence CAACATACTTTTGAAGACAAGTCAAGACATGATCAAGCAAATCTTCAGTTTTTCACCTCTGACCAAagacaaagaaaggaaaacaataaagacagtgataatgaagaaaagaagaataactGTAAGCAAATTCAATTTGATTCTAAAGAAAAAATTTTAGAAGAGAATAAAGTGACAAAGGTCTTGTTAAAAGATTTGATAAAAGATACAAAGACTGACTCTGAAACATCTCCTGAAATGTTTGAAGAAATtcagaaagaaaactttgaaaataACAGTGATAAAAAGGCTGGAGTATCTCCGATTtgtgaagagaaaataaatgacaCAAAAGTAACAGTTATAGCAGAGAGTTTTGTTAAAGACAAGATTTTGGATCAAGCAAAACCAACCGTTCAAAGGTCAAAGATTACAATTAAACTTACTGGTAAAACAGGCATAAAGCCACTTCAGTATCCTGTGTTATCACCTTGGATGTCTACAAGTAAAATGCCTGGTCCAAATAAAGCCCAATCAGCTAAAGTAAGTTCTGACAAAAAAATGTGGTCAACTAAAGAAGTTGAAAGCCAATTATCTCTTGATGATTTCTTGACATGTTCAAACAATCATGGTAGTGACCCAGTTGCTTCAGATATAGAGATTGATGAAGAAAAAACTAACATTAAAATATCTAATCTAAGCACTTGTAGACAATCAGCTGATACTTCCATTCTACAAGAATCTATTGATGATAGTGAAAATAAAAAGTCTCAGGAATTCTTACCAGATTCACACATGTCTACAACAATGCCTGTCTCTGTTTCCCAAGTGTCTGGTAGCTGTCTTCTCCCGATCGGTGTTTTAGCAACAACACCTTTTCCACCTTCCCCACCTGAAAGTACTTGTAGGAATTCCAGTAATGTTTTTGAGGGTACCGATAGCTCTGATTTGTGTATTTCTCTAGCAGTTGACCAAAAATCAAGTAATGTGCATGAATCAGATAAAGAGAGTGAAACTAAGGTTATTTCTGAAAGCAAAAATGGAGCAAGAACTTTGTTGAGCCAACATAAAGGTACAATACAGTTGCCAGTATCCACTGGTGCCAAGTTCTTCACAAGAGATCTTGATAAGAGGCTCCTAGGGGTTGATTCTACTTCTCAGGTTTCTATGGGAAAAATACACCATTCTCCTCCATCTGTTTTCCAGATTACAGAGACTAATGATGCTAGTTTATATCAGACTGATAAAGAAAACATCACCTTGCATTCTTCTGTCACTCTTGAAGGAAATCCAAGCAATGGCAGTCCCCCTGTTATCCAAGAGACATCTCTGCTTGTAAACAAAGAAAACTTCCCAAAAATATGCAGTAATAATGTCTCTGACCCTTTAGCAAGCAGTACTTCTACCTTATTTGATGAGATAAACTCTAAAAGTTGTTATAGCATCtctgctttacattctgaattgtCATCTGTTCCTAGCAAACTCCAGTTGTCTGATAACTTTGAACTGCCAAGAAAATATTCTGCTATGGAGACAGCACCTTCAAACCTCTCTGCAATCAACACGGGGGAAATAAAATCTGATCATTCTGCTGTCTCTTCAAAATCAGATGCAAAAAGCAATTTTATGGAAAACAAAGACAGTTTGGTAACATTGTTAAGCAATAGTACTAGGTCTGATATGAGAACAGTTGATTCCAGTACAgttgagcaaaatatttctttgattCCTTTACCAACTTCTATGAGCAGTTCTTTAGCTAATATATGGGATATTCCTCTCCCTTCTAATCTACAATCTGAGTGTCAACCCCCAACCCATGGTGTATTAATTCGAGAATCTGAACACAATTATGCTATCAGACTTATGGAAAATTCAGATGGTGTTTTGCACCCTGTGAAAAGAGCTCCATTGCAACATGATGATAaaaatgttgatagtgatgatagcAACAACGATATAAGTAATAACAGCTGGAAAGCACAGTCTTTTGTGGCCCAAGCATATTTATCACATAGCCAGTCTGATGATGAAGGAGAGACAAGTCAACTGAGTATCTCATCAGAAAATGACTCTAACAATTCCCTTCCTCAGCAGTGTTCTCAGTCTTCAGAGAGTAATGATACCATTTCTCCACCAGTTCTAGAAGCAGAAGGAAGACAAAGCTGTCTAATTCCTAATGAGGATTTAAGCAACAATGACTCACCTCCGCCCCTTACTGCTGAAGTACCCTGTCTCTCACCTAGTGTCTCACTGCCATGTTCCACATCATCTGTGATACCAGTAACTCTGGTTTGCAATCCACCTTGTGAGAGTAAAACTTTATTTACTACACCAAACACATTGTCTATTGACAACACATCATTGCTGAATAACATGTCAATTCTTAACTTAGATTCAGTTATTAGGAGTCAAGCTAACTCTATCAATCACACATCTAAGACATATTCTTCTAATGACAGGAAtgtaaaaagtattaaaaaagtgGTTCTTTTGAAAAAGCCAGTGCAAAATATTCCTTCTCGCCATCTACGTACATCCCGAAAATCTCAATCAAAACAAAATGATGTGAAACTTTTAAAAGTAGATAAGGTAGATCAAGAAAAAATCATTGTAAAAGTTACATCACGCACATCAGAAGGTGTACCTGTGATAAGCCTGACaccagcaacatcaacagcaagcTATACCACATCAGGTCTCTCATCTTCATCAGTTGCAACTACTTCATCTTCTGGTTCAAACTTTACAGAAATCTCTGAAACTGAAACTGCTGATAGCTCATTACTAGAAGCAGCTGCTAAAAAGGCAGAAACACTACCCAAAATGTTCATGCCTACAGTAGTCCTTCATGATATTAAATACACAATGGGTAAGGATTTATCTCCAATGGCAACTATTCCTTCATCTATAGAGAACATTCCAATCTTTGATTCTGAAAATGATGATTCTGACAGTGATGTAAAATTTGAATCACCAAAGAAGTCGTTTGAGTCACAACGCCAGCTTGAAATTGAGTCACCTTCAAAAACTTTAGAAACATTTGATCCATACATGTTTCTGAACAGACCTACAAAACCTTCTATACCGTCCTCTAGCTATAACACACAGTTGACAAATGAGAGTTCTACTTTATTTAGCATAGGTCCTTGTGGTACTAGTGCTACTGGAAGAGTGACTGCAGATTCACTTCCATCTATTGACAATCAGTCAATGATAAGTAACATGTTTGATGTAACTGATTGTAAGTTTGCTTTTCCTGATGTTTTCTTAGAGAATGGTGAGCCTGAAACACctccaaaaatatcaaatgttGATGTACTAGGCCCTGGACTTCCTTTTGAAACATCTAGTAAAAGCAATATTGCTCTTGGTTTGGATATCTTGAATGAGTTTtatacagctgagggaactgaaGATTCAGGTTAA
- the LOC115217644 gene encoding uncharacterized protein LOC115217644 isoform X1 produces the protein MHHLRRNESICSNFTSVIGFTKHSSFDLYWSTDDFIKIMARDKFMRILSIFQLLGNSKMKPRNHLEHDQQHTFEDKSRHDQANLQFFTSDQRQRKENNKDSDNEEKKNNCKQIQFDSKEKILEENKVTKVLLKDLIKDTKTDSETSPEMFEEIQKENFENNSDKKAGVSPICEEKINDTKVTVIAESFVKDKILDQAKPTVQRSKITIKLTGKTGIKPLQYPVLSPWMSTSKMPGPNKAQSAKVSSDKKMWSTKEVESQLSLDDFLTCSNNHGSDPVASDIEIDEEKTNIKISNLSTCRQSADTSILQESIDDSENKKSQEFLPDSHMSTTMPVSVSQVSGSCLLPIGVLATTPFPPSPPESTCRNSSNVFEGTDSSDLCISLAVDQKSSNVHESDKESETKVISESKNGARTLLSQHKGTIQLPVSTGAKFFTRDLDKRLLGVDSTSQVSMGKIHHSPPSVFQITETNDASLYQTDKENITLHSSVTLEGNPSNGSPPVIQETSLLVNKENFPKICSNNVSDPLASSTSTLFDEINSKSCYSISALHSELSSVPSKLQLSDNFELPRKYSAMETAPSNLSAINTGEIKSDHSAVSSKSDAKSNFMENKDSLVTLLSNSTRSDMRTVDSSTVEQNISLIPLPTSMSSSLANIWDIPLPSNLQSECQPPTHGVLIRESEHNYAIRLMENSDGVLHPVKRAPLQHDDKNVDSDDSNNDISNNSWKAQSFVAQAYLSHSQSDDEGETSQLSISSENDSNNSLPQQCSQSSESNDTISPPVLEAEGRQSCLIPNEDLSNNDSPPPLTAEVPCLSPSVSLPCSTSSVIPVTLVCNPPCESKTLFTTPNTLSIDNTSLLNNMSILNLDSVIRSQANSINHTSKTYSSNDRNVKSIKKVVLLKKPVQNIPSRHLRTSRKSQSKQNDVKLLKVDKVDQEKIIVKVTSRTSEGVPVISLTPATSTASYTTSGLSSSSVATTSSSGSNFTEISETETADSSLLEAAAKKAETLPKMFMPTVVLHDIKYTMGKDLSPMATIPSSIENIPIFDSENDDSDSDVKFESPKKSFESQRQLEIESPSKTLETFDPYMFLNRPTKPSIPSSSYNTQLTNESSTLFSIGPCGTSATGRVTADSLPSIDNQSMISNMFDVTDCKFAFPDVFLENGEPETPPKISNVDVLGPGLPFETSSKSNIALGLDILNEFYTAEGTEDSG, from the exons ATGCACCATCTTCGAAGAAATGAAAGCATTTGTAGCAATTTCACTTCTGTGATTGGGTTTACTAAACACTCATCATTTGATTTATACTGGTCAACAGATGACTTTATTAAGATCATGGCAAGAGACAAATTTATGAGAATCCTGTCCATTTTCCAACTTCTGGGCAACTCCAAAATGAAACCAAGGAACCACCTTGAGCATGA TCAGCAACATACTTTTGAAGACAAGTCAAGACATGATCAAGCAAATCTTCAGTTTTTCACCTCTGACCAAagacaaagaaaggaaaacaataaagacagtgataatgaagaaaagaagaataactGTAAGCAAATTCAATTTGATTCTAAAGAAAAAATTTTAGAAGAGAATAAAGTGACAAAGGTCTTGTTAAAAGATTTGATAAAAGATACAAAGACTGACTCTGAAACATCTCCTGAAATGTTTGAAGAAATtcagaaagaaaactttgaaaataACAGTGATAAAAAGGCTGGAGTATCTCCGATTtgtgaagagaaaataaatgacaCAAAAGTAACAGTTATAGCAGAGAGTTTTGTTAAAGACAAGATTTTGGATCAAGCAAAACCAACCGTTCAAAGGTCAAAGATTACAATTAAACTTACTGGTAAAACAGGCATAAAGCCACTTCAGTATCCTGTGTTATCACCTTGGATGTCTACAAGTAAAATGCCTGGTCCAAATAAAGCCCAATCAGCTAAAGTAAGTTCTGACAAAAAAATGTGGTCAACTAAAGAAGTTGAAAGCCAATTATCTCTTGATGATTTCTTGACATGTTCAAACAATCATGGTAGTGACCCAGTTGCTTCAGATATAGAGATTGATGAAGAAAAAACTAACATTAAAATATCTAATCTAAGCACTTGTAGACAATCAGCTGATACTTCCATTCTACAAGAATCTATTGATGATAGTGAAAATAAAAAGTCTCAGGAATTCTTACCAGATTCACACATGTCTACAACAATGCCTGTCTCTGTTTCCCAAGTGTCTGGTAGCTGTCTTCTCCCGATCGGTGTTTTAGCAACAACACCTTTTCCACCTTCCCCACCTGAAAGTACTTGTAGGAATTCCAGTAATGTTTTTGAGGGTACCGATAGCTCTGATTTGTGTATTTCTCTAGCAGTTGACCAAAAATCAAGTAATGTGCATGAATCAGATAAAGAGAGTGAAACTAAGGTTATTTCTGAAAGCAAAAATGGAGCAAGAACTTTGTTGAGCCAACATAAAGGTACAATACAGTTGCCAGTATCCACTGGTGCCAAGTTCTTCACAAGAGATCTTGATAAGAGGCTCCTAGGGGTTGATTCTACTTCTCAGGTTTCTATGGGAAAAATACACCATTCTCCTCCATCTGTTTTCCAGATTACAGAGACTAATGATGCTAGTTTATATCAGACTGATAAAGAAAACATCACCTTGCATTCTTCTGTCACTCTTGAAGGAAATCCAAGCAATGGCAGTCCCCCTGTTATCCAAGAGACATCTCTGCTTGTAAACAAAGAAAACTTCCCAAAAATATGCAGTAATAATGTCTCTGACCCTTTAGCAAGCAGTACTTCTACCTTATTTGATGAGATAAACTCTAAAAGTTGTTATAGCATCtctgctttacattctgaattgtCATCTGTTCCTAGCAAACTCCAGTTGTCTGATAACTTTGAACTGCCAAGAAAATATTCTGCTATGGAGACAGCACCTTCAAACCTCTCTGCAATCAACACGGGGGAAATAAAATCTGATCATTCTGCTGTCTCTTCAAAATCAGATGCAAAAAGCAATTTTATGGAAAACAAAGACAGTTTGGTAACATTGTTAAGCAATAGTACTAGGTCTGATATGAGAACAGTTGATTCCAGTACAgttgagcaaaatatttctttgattCCTTTACCAACTTCTATGAGCAGTTCTTTAGCTAATATATGGGATATTCCTCTCCCTTCTAATCTACAATCTGAGTGTCAACCCCCAACCCATGGTGTATTAATTCGAGAATCTGAACACAATTATGCTATCAGACTTATGGAAAATTCAGATGGTGTTTTGCACCCTGTGAAAAGAGCTCCATTGCAACATGATGATAaaaatgttgatagtgatgatagcAACAACGATATAAGTAATAACAGCTGGAAAGCACAGTCTTTTGTGGCCCAAGCATATTTATCACATAGCCAGTCTGATGATGAAGGAGAGACAAGTCAACTGAGTATCTCATCAGAAAATGACTCTAACAATTCCCTTCCTCAGCAGTGTTCTCAGTCTTCAGAGAGTAATGATACCATTTCTCCACCAGTTCTAGAAGCAGAAGGAAGACAAAGCTGTCTAATTCCTAATGAGGATTTAAGCAACAATGACTCACCTCCGCCCCTTACTGCTGAAGTACCCTGTCTCTCACCTAGTGTCTCACTGCCATGTTCCACATCATCTGTGATACCAGTAACTCTGGTTTGCAATCCACCTTGTGAGAGTAAAACTTTATTTACTACACCAAACACATTGTCTATTGACAACACATCATTGCTGAATAACATGTCAATTCTTAACTTAGATTCAGTTATTAGGAGTCAAGCTAACTCTATCAATCACACATCTAAGACATATTCTTCTAATGACAGGAAtgtaaaaagtattaaaaaagtgGTTCTTTTGAAAAAGCCAGTGCAAAATATTCCTTCTCGCCATCTACGTACATCCCGAAAATCTCAATCAAAACAAAATGATGTGAAACTTTTAAAAGTAGATAAGGTAGATCAAGAAAAAATCATTGTAAAAGTTACATCACGCACATCAGAAGGTGTACCTGTGATAAGCCTGACaccagcaacatcaacagcaagcTATACCACATCAGGTCTCTCATCTTCATCAGTTGCAACTACTTCATCTTCTGGTTCAAACTTTACAGAAATCTCTGAAACTGAAACTGCTGATAGCTCATTACTAGAAGCAGCTGCTAAAAAGGCAGAAACACTACCCAAAATGTTCATGCCTACAGTAGTCCTTCATGATATTAAATACACAATGGGTAAGGATTTATCTCCAATGGCAACTATTCCTTCATCTATAGAGAACATTCCAATCTTTGATTCTGAAAATGATGATTCTGACAGTGATGTAAAATTTGAATCACCAAAGAAGTCGTTTGAGTCACAACGCCAGCTTGAAATTGAGTCACCTTCAAAAACTTTAGAAACATTTGATCCATACATGTTTCTGAACAGACCTACAAAACCTTCTATACCGTCCTCTAGCTATAACACACAGTTGACAAATGAGAGTTCTACTTTATTTAGCATAGGTCCTTGTGGTACTAGTGCTACTGGAAGAGTGACTGCAGATTCACTTCCATCTATTGACAATCAGTCAATGATAAGTAACATGTTTGATGTAACTGATTGTAAGTTTGCTTTTCCTGATGTTTTCTTAGAGAATGGTGAGCCTGAAACACctccaaaaatatcaaatgttGATGTACTAGGCCCTGGACTTCCTTTTGAAACATCTAGTAAAAGCAATATTGCTCTTGGTTTGGATATCTTGAATGAGTTTtatacagctgagggaactgaaGATTCAGGTTAA